In Electrophorus electricus isolate fEleEle1 chromosome 12, fEleEle1.pri, whole genome shotgun sequence, a single window of DNA contains:
- the aldob gene encoding fructose-bisphosphate aldolase B — MTHQYPALSPEQKKALATIAQRIVAPGKGILAADESTGTMGKRLQKINVENTEENRRTFRDLLFSVDASISESVGGVIFFHETLYQKSNTSVPFPKLVKDKGIVVGIKVDKGTARLNGTDDETTTQGLDGLSERCAQYKKDGCDFAKWRCVLKISGCCPSALSIAENANVLGRYASICQQNGLVPIVEPEILPDGDHDLQRCQYVTEKVLAAVYKALSDHHVYLEGTLLKPNMVTAGHSCTKKYTPEEVAMATVSALRRTVPAAVPGICFLSGGQSEEEASLNLNAINQTPLHKPWKLTFSYGRALQASALAAWKGRAENKKAAQDAFCTRAKINGLASKGEYKPTGQADQAAMKSLYTASYNY, encoded by the exons ATGACCCACCAGTACCCAGCCCTTTCTCCAGAGCAGAAGAAGGCGCTAGCAACAATTGCACAGCGTATAGTGGCTCCTGGAAAGGGTATCCTGGCTGCAGATGAATCCACAG GCACCATGGGGAAACGTCTGCAGAAGATCAATGTGGAGAACACGGAGGAAAACCGCCGTACCTTCCGTGACCTCCTGTTCTCCGTTGATGCTTCTATTTCTGAGAGCGTGGGAGGAGTCATTTTCTTCCATGAGACTCTCTATCAGAAATCCAACACAAGTGTTCCATTCCCCAAGCTTGTGAAGGATAAGGGCATTGTAGTTGGCATCAAG GTGGACAAAGGAACAGCAAGGCTGAATGGAACTGATGACGAGACAACCACACAGG GACTGGATGGCCTGTCTGAACGCTGTGCTCAGTACAAAAAGGATGGTTGTGACTTTGCTAAGTGGCGCTGTGTGCTAAAGATCTCTGGCTGTTGCCCCTCTGCTCTTTCCATTGCGGAAAATGCTAATGTACTCGGCCGATATGCCAGCATCTGCCAACAG AATGGCTTGGTGCCTATTGTTGAGCCTGAGATTCTCCCAGATGGAGATCATGACCTGCAGCGCTGCCAGTATGTTACAGAGAAG GTCCTTGCTGCAGTGTACAAAGCACTCTCTGACCATCATGTGTACTTGGAGGGGACTCTGCTCAAGCCCAACATGGTCACAGCTGGACACTCCTGCACCAAGAAGTACACCCCAGAggaggttgccatggcaacagtcaGTGCGCTCAGACGTACTGTACCTGCTGCAGTACCAG GCATCTGCTTCCTGTCGGGAGGCCAGAGTGAAGAGGAAGCTTCGCTCAACCTGAACGCCATCAACCAGACACCTCTGCACAAGCCCTGGAAACTCACCTTTTCCTACGGCCGTGCTCTCCAGGCTTCAGCCCTCGCTGCATGGAAAGGACGGGCAGAAAACAAGAAGGCTGCACAAGACGCCTTCTGCACCCGAGCCAAG ATTAACGGTCTGGCATCTAAAGGCGAATACAAGCCCACAGGCCAGGCTGACCAGGCTGCCATGAAGTCCCTTTACACTGCCAGCTATAACTACTAG